Proteins from a genomic interval of Rhipicephalus microplus isolate Deutch F79 chromosome 6, USDA_Rmic, whole genome shotgun sequence:
- the LOC142765620 gene encoding uncharacterized protein LOC142765620: MPLAKKCSFNPDWVNAEISEHASWIRAVPNDTSKAHCAACQKTFSLSNMGIAAVSSHAVSKKHLTAVSIVQSASQTNIRAFFGAGPNLPCSMTATTTSECVSTVPSTSAESVPAKPVAVAPDGKASLNGFLVKKCVTKAEVVWCLNTIATHGSFRSAAASAALFPIMFPTCDVAKKLQLGKDKVGYTICYGIAPYFRNRLLSKLHSVPHVVVAFDESLNKIAQKEQMDVLIRFWDPADDVVKTRYLTSCFLGHTRAEDLAAAFKKATENIEPAKILQLSMDGPNVNLKLLKSLKQEFSASDGNQNIVDIGSCGLHVVSGAFKTGHNVTKWNTVVFLRSLYNLFKNVPARRADYVNFTGSILFPLKFCSVRWLENGKALARALQVLPNVVKYVEHVKKEKKLPACGSYAHVETAVKDEMLPVKLAFMLSVSEELEPFLAEFQTEKPMLPFLATALDGLLRSLLGRIVLKEKLDAAGTFSKLIKIDLENPNNIIGIAAFDIGLAAKSELRKITKPSHTAVVSVKKECILFIKACSAKIIERSPLKYKLTRGASCLNPAVCAASVEAGQKQLNIALEVLIDHGRLTGLQGERASRSYVQVCSNSTAQVRLRKFDRARERLEKLWVELCASSHEELLLFVKIVLCLSHGNSSVERGFSVNKECLVENMKEESLVAQRLVYDEVSAAGGVAEVDVTDKMIDMVRSSNIKWKEDLERKKKERLDVLDAERKKKRTAALVKELESKKQKLMEDAQLQVSMLQQEIESLKQ, translated from the coding sequence atgcctcttgcgaagaAGTGTTCGTTTAACCCTGATTGGGTGAACGCGGAAATATCCGAGCACGCCTCATGGATTAGAGCAGTGCCGAACGATACAAGTAAGGCTCACTGTGCAGCATGCCAGAAGACTTTCTCGCTTAGCAATATGGGCATCGCTGCTGTCTCCAGTCACGCTGTGAGCAAGAAACACCTAACTGCTGTGAGCATTGTGCAAAGTGCTTCCCAGACAAACATCCGCGCGTTTTTCGGTGCTGGACCCAACTTGCCGTGTTCCATGACTGCTACGACTACGAGTGAATGTGTATCGACTGTGCCAAGCACGAGTGCTGAAAGCGTGCCTGCTAAACCGGTGGCCGTCGCGCCTGACGGGAAGGCATCCTTAAATGGGTTTCTGGTCAAAAAATGTGTCACGAAAGCAGAAGTTGTTTGGTGTCTGAACACTATAGCGACCCATGGATCGTTTCGTTCAGCAGCAGCGTCAGCGGCGCTTTTTCCCATCATGTTCCCCACGTGCGACGTCGCGAAGAAGTTGCAACTTGGTAAGGACAAAGTTGGCTATACAATTTGTTACGGTATAGCCCCGTACTTCCGAAACAGGCTGCTATCAAAGCTGCATAGTGTCCCACACGTGGTCGTGGCTTTTGACGAGTCCCTGAACAAAATTGCTCAGAAAGAGCAAATGGACGTTTTGATCAGGTTTTGGGACCCAGCTGACGACGTTGTCAAAACCCGCTACCTGACGTCCTGTTTTTTAGGACACACTCGCGCAGAAGATTTAGCTGCCGCTTTCAAAAAGGCCACTGAGAACATTGAGCCGGCAAAAATACTTCAACTTTCGATGGATGGTCCAAACGTCAATTTGAAGttgttgaagtcgttgaagcaAGAGTTTTCTGCGTCTGATGGAAATCAGAATATTGTGGACATTGGAAGCTGCGGACTGCACGTTGTGAGTGGTGCATTTAAAACAGGCCACAATGTGACAAAGTGGAACACAGTAGTGTTTCTTAGAAGCTTGTACAATTTGTTCAAAAACGTCCCTGCACGCCGAGCCGACTATGTCAATTTCACAGGGAGCATACTGTTTCCGCTAAAGTTTTGCTCAGTGCGCTGGCTGGAAAATGGCAAGGCTCTTGCTAGGGCACTGCAAGTCCTCCCAAATGTGGTCAAATATGTTGagcatgtcaagaaagaaaagaaacttccAGCGTGTGGCAGCTATGCTCATGtcgagacggctgtgaaagacgaGATGCTGCCAGTAAAGCTGGCCTTTATGCTTTCAGTTTCAGAAGAATTGGAGCCATTTTTGGCTGAGTTTCAGACAGAAAAGCCGATGCTACCTTTTCTTGCAACAGCACTGGACGGCCTGTTGCGGTCACTGCTGGGACGAATCGTGCTAAAGGAAAAGCTGGATGCTGCAGGCACATTTTCAAAACTGATAAAAATTGATCTGGAGAACCCAAACAACATCATTGGTATAGCTGCCTTTGACATAGGCCTTGCCGCCAAAAGTGAGTTGCGAAAGATCACTAAACCATCTCACACTGCGGTGGTAAGTGTCAAAAAAGAATGCATCTTATTTATTAAGGCCTGTTCAGCAAAGATAATCGAAAGATCACCTCTGAAATACAAGCTGACAAGGGGGGCCAGTTGCTTAAACCCAGCAGTTTGTGCCGCTTCTGTGGAAGCTGGCCAGAAGCAGCTAAATATTGCACTTGAAGTACTTATAGATCATGGGCGCCTTACAGGCCTACAAGGAGAGAGAGCAAGTAGATCATATGTACAAGTGTGCTCGAACAGCACTGCACAAGTGCGTTTGCGAAAATTTGATCGTGCAAGAGAGCGCTTGGAGAAGCTGTGGGTGGAACTCTGTGCAAGTTCTCATGAAGAGCTACTGCTGTTTGTGAAGATTGTGCTGTGCCTTTCTCATGGAAATTCTTCCGTGGAGCGGGGATTTTCAGTGAACAAGGAATGTCTTGTGGAAAATATGAAGGAGGAGTCACTTGTAGCACAGAGGTTAGTGTACGATGAGGTGTCTGCAGCAGGTGGTGTTGCAGAAGTTGACGTAACAGACAAGATGATAGACATGGTTCGAAGTTCCAACATCAAATGGAAGGAAGacctggagaggaaaaagaaggaacggTTGGACGTATTGGAtgctgaaaggaaaaagaagaggactgcgGCTCTTGTGAAAGAGCTTGAATCAAAGAAGCAAAAACTGATGGAAGACGCACAGCTTCAGGTCTCCATGCTGCAGCAAGAGATTGAATCCTTGAAACAGTGA